One genomic region from Hyalangium ruber encodes:
- a CDS encoding metallothionein — protein sequence MKRIGMTVAALWMAGGVLLAPGVGHACEAHAKKAQAATPEVKKDGAAPQALPTQNPLKEVDELLSAKCQCGSKADCTCKKGQCECSKCQKPRRQVVDALRESTPALKLEDARYDASAGVFI from the coding sequence ATGAAGCGCATCGGCATGACGGTGGCTGCCCTGTGGATGGCGGGTGGCGTGCTGCTCGCACCGGGCGTGGGGCACGCTTGCGAGGCCCACGCGAAGAAGGCCCAGGCGGCCACGCCCGAGGTGAAGAAGGACGGCGCGGCCCCGCAGGCGCTCCCGACGCAGAACCCACTGAAGGAAGTGGATGAGCTGCTGAGCGCCAAGTGCCAGTGCGGCAGCAAGGCCGACTGCACCTGCAAGAAGGGCCAGTGCGAGTGCTCCAAGTGCCAGAAGCCCCGGCGCCAGGTGGTGGACGCGCTGCGCGAGTCCACTCCGGCCCTGAAGCTCGAGGACGCGCGCTACGACGCGTCCGCCGGCGTCTTCATCTGA
- a CDS encoding zinc-binding dehydrogenase, producing MKAVVFHQHGDEQVLQHTDVAEPSVGSRDVLVRVKAVALNHLDIFTRQGWPGLKLELPHILGSDIAGVVERVGPEVGDLAPGAEVLVNPGLSCGACERCLTGEDNLCRQYRIIGEHVRGGYAEFVSVPRQNILPKPARITFAEAACLPRTYLTAWTMLVRRAQVRPGETVLVHAAGSGVGSAAVQICKLLGAKVIATASTEAKLQRARQLGADHTINYVEKDFLDEVKRITQRRLVDVVFEHVGAATFEKSVACLPYGGRLVTCGATTGYEAKLDLRVLFYKRISLLGSTMGSKGDLFRVLQLVEEGKLKPVLDRTLPLADAAQAHRLMKDRAQFGNLVLIP from the coding sequence ATGAAAGCCGTGGTGTTCCACCAGCACGGAGACGAGCAAGTCCTCCAGCACACCGACGTCGCCGAGCCTTCGGTGGGTTCGCGAGACGTGCTCGTGCGCGTCAAGGCGGTGGCGCTCAACCACCTGGACATCTTCACGCGCCAGGGCTGGCCGGGGCTGAAGCTGGAGCTGCCCCACATCCTGGGGAGCGACATCGCGGGCGTGGTGGAGCGGGTGGGCCCGGAGGTGGGCGATCTGGCCCCCGGCGCCGAGGTGCTGGTGAACCCGGGCCTGTCCTGTGGGGCGTGTGAGCGGTGCCTCACCGGAGAGGACAACCTCTGTCGCCAGTACCGCATCATCGGCGAGCACGTGCGCGGCGGGTACGCGGAGTTCGTCTCCGTGCCCCGACAGAACATCCTGCCCAAGCCCGCTCGGATCACCTTCGCCGAGGCCGCCTGTCTGCCCCGCACCTACCTCACCGCGTGGACGATGCTGGTGCGCCGCGCCCAGGTACGGCCGGGGGAGACGGTGCTGGTCCACGCGGCGGGCTCCGGGGTGGGCAGCGCGGCGGTGCAGATCTGCAAGCTGCTGGGGGCCAAGGTCATCGCCACCGCCTCCACCGAGGCGAAGCTCCAGCGGGCCCGGCAGCTGGGGGCCGACCACACCATCAACTATGTCGAGAAGGACTTCCTCGACGAGGTGAAGCGCATCACCCAGCGCCGGCTGGTGGATGTCGTCTTCGAGCACGTGGGCGCCGCCACCTTCGAGAAGAGCGTGGCGTGCCTGCCCTACGGCGGACGGCTCGTCACCTGCGGGGCGACGACGGGCTATGAGGCGAAGCTGGACCTGCGGGTGCTCTTCTACAAGCGCATCTCCCTGCTGGGCAGCACCATGGGCAGCAAGGGCGACCTCTTCCGCGTGCTGCAGCTCGTCGAGGAGGGCAAGCTCAAGCCGGTGCTGGACCGCACGCTGCCGCTGGCGGACGCCGCCCAGGCCCACCGGCTCATGAAGGACAGAGCGCAGTTCGGAAATCTCGTGCTGATCCCGTAG
- a CDS encoding serine/threonine protein kinase, with product MISHGGIPISSNSPQTAIPFGKYLLIKRLAVGGMAELFLAQQPPKPDLVVLKRILPYLSEEPEFVQMFLDEAKIAAQLHHPNIVQVYELGKLDNTIFIAMEFVEGIDLRRVVQEEQKFNATVPYGVAAAICAQVSAGLDYAHAACAVDGRPLDLIHRDISPQNVMIAYDGRVKLVDFGIAKAGAFIEARSKPGVIKGKFLYLSPEQVSQKTLDHRADIFALGTMMYEITTGKSPFAKPTTEGILYAIRSEDPSPPHLLRDDYPTELSRIIMRCLVKDRELRYQRAGEVQEDLEAFLASGIIRQSTDISDYVARLMGEEEERTVLHIPIAAPAGRKDATLPMPAGRREGTAPMAAGLTARPMRRPTGEGVAAPPDYGAEPEPPTQMARPRELPASQTRPPASRDAVEEIRQELEEEFSEEDTGAEPARGREDFEDDAEESTAVGTIPVGFHRPEPGESTVQERGPRRAPPASSVADTLPPPRRSGPGLDRDTEPRGRRPATPPSRQALVEDEEDGAQSISLTQPTLNQRLRHDDDEGSQSVSLTPATVNQRPASRQYAKPAPEEDSVVDTESGLGEGEHTDAAHGYDEDVEDDESTAGYESDLETPAPRNNRGLLLAVAAVVLLLVLGGGLFWALNSGTSDMVEGDGPPPAVPFAPPQPGTPTDTAQGSAPQPEPAPPEAAAPPVAEVAPSAGTGEEGTAAPGTEAALANPTGAPEGTETGTAMGAAVAATGTPVPTEGTGANPDPIPEPPKGVQVKFKTSSTTAVVQVNGKKVEANKVLTLPPGSIRVVFVCSSNRRPNKGSFVKTLKEGVKGLQEFSIPCKKGQR from the coding sequence TTGATCAGCCACGGCGGAATCCCCATTTCCTCCAACTCTCCCCAGACTGCCATCCCCTTTGGCAAGTACCTCCTCATCAAGCGGCTCGCGGTGGGGGGGATGGCGGAGCTCTTTCTCGCGCAGCAGCCCCCCAAGCCGGATCTGGTGGTGCTCAAGCGCATCCTCCCGTACCTCTCGGAGGAGCCGGAGTTCGTCCAGATGTTCCTGGACGAGGCGAAGATCGCCGCGCAGCTGCACCACCCCAACATCGTGCAGGTGTACGAGCTGGGGAAGCTCGACAACACCATCTTCATCGCGATGGAGTTCGTCGAGGGCATCGACCTTCGCCGGGTGGTGCAGGAGGAGCAGAAGTTCAACGCCACCGTGCCCTACGGCGTCGCCGCGGCCATCTGCGCCCAGGTGTCCGCCGGGCTCGACTACGCGCATGCCGCGTGCGCGGTGGACGGCCGCCCGCTGGACCTCATCCACCGGGACATCAGCCCCCAGAACGTGATGATCGCCTACGACGGGCGGGTGAAGCTCGTCGACTTCGGCATCGCCAAGGCGGGCGCCTTCATCGAGGCGCGCAGCAAGCCGGGCGTCATCAAGGGCAAGTTCCTCTACCTCTCCCCGGAGCAGGTGTCCCAGAAGACGCTGGACCACCGCGCCGACATCTTCGCGCTCGGCACGATGATGTACGAGATCACCACCGGGAAGAGCCCCTTCGCCAAGCCCACCACCGAGGGCATCCTCTACGCCATCCGCTCCGAGGATCCGTCGCCTCCGCACCTGCTGCGGGACGACTACCCCACCGAGCTGTCGCGCATCATCATGCGCTGCCTGGTGAAGGACCGGGAGCTGCGCTACCAGCGGGCCGGCGAGGTGCAGGAGGACCTGGAGGCGTTCCTCGCCTCGGGTATCATCCGCCAGAGCACGGACATCTCCGACTACGTCGCGCGGCTGATGGGCGAGGAGGAAGAGCGCACCGTCCTGCACATCCCCATCGCCGCGCCCGCGGGGCGCAAGGACGCGACCCTGCCGATGCCCGCGGGGCGCCGGGAGGGCACCGCGCCGATGGCGGCGGGGCTCACGGCCCGGCCGATGCGTCGGCCCACGGGCGAGGGAGTGGCCGCCCCGCCGGACTATGGCGCCGAGCCGGAGCCGCCCACGCAGATGGCACGGCCTCGGGAACTGCCCGCCTCCCAGACGAGGCCTCCGGCTTCGCGCGATGCGGTCGAGGAGATCCGGCAGGAACTCGAGGAGGAGTTCTCCGAGGAGGACACCGGGGCCGAGCCGGCCCGGGGTCGCGAGGACTTCGAGGATGACGCCGAGGAGAGCACCGCCGTCGGCACCATCCCCGTGGGCTTCCATCGCCCCGAGCCTGGGGAGTCCACCGTGCAGGAGCGCGGCCCGCGGCGCGCTCCCCCGGCTTCATCCGTGGCGGACACGCTGCCGCCGCCTCGCCGCTCCGGCCCTGGGCTGGACCGGGACACGGAGCCGCGCGGCCGGCGGCCCGCGACGCCGCCCTCGCGCCAGGCGCTCGTGGAGGATGAGGAGGATGGCGCCCAGTCCATCTCGCTGACGCAGCCGACGCTCAACCAGCGGCTGCGGCACGACGACGACGAGGGCTCACAGTCCGTCTCCCTGACCCCGGCCACGGTGAACCAGCGGCCGGCCTCCCGCCAGTACGCGAAGCCCGCCCCGGAAGAAGACTCGGTCGTGGACACCGAATCGGGGCTGGGAGAGGGGGAGCACACCGACGCGGCCCACGGCTACGACGAGGATGTGGAGGACGACGAGTCCACCGCCGGTTACGAGAGCGACCTCGAGACCCCCGCGCCGCGAAACAACCGCGGGCTGCTGCTGGCCGTGGCCGCCGTCGTGCTGCTGCTCGTGCTGGGCGGTGGCTTGTTCTGGGCGCTGAACTCCGGCACGTCCGACATGGTGGAAGGGGATGGCCCACCGCCGGCCGTTCCCTTTGCTCCTCCCCAGCCAGGGACACCGACCGATACCGCCCAGGGCAGCGCTCCCCAGCCCGAGCCCGCGCCGCCCGAGGCCGCCGCGCCGCCCGTCGCCGAGGTCGCGCCTTCCGCCGGTACGGGTGAAGAGGGCACCGCCGCGCCCGGCACCGAAGCGGCGCTGGCCAACCCGACAGGTGCTCCGGAGGGGACGGAGACGGGCACCGCCATGGGTGCCGCCGTCGCGGCCACCGGCACGCCGGTTCCGACCGAGGGGACGGGCGCCAACCCCGATCCCATCCCGGAGCCGCCCAAGGGCGTGCAGGTGAAGTTCAAGACCTCCTCGACCACCGCCGTGGTGCAGGTGAACGGCAAGAAGGTGGAGGCGAACAAGGTGCTGACCCTGCCCCCGGGCTCCATCCGCGTGGTGTTCGTCTGCTCCTCGAACAGGAGGCCGAACAAGGGCAGCTTCGTCAAGACCCTGAAGGAGGGAGTGAAGGGCCTACAGGAGTTCTCCATCCCCTGCAAAAAAGGCCAGCGATAA